aacctgacgagaccgtgttggttggccctgtgaatgggaaattttattatgaAATCAAACTggtggaagcgtcgataagagcatggttgtgtgcaagctatgcaacaagaaATTCGCACATCACCgcagcacatcgagcctcaagtatcacctcaacgcaaaacaataagcaactagcgtggacgttagcccgactccgagtacaaggacccacacccaacccacactccaccagatgactggtttaaggaccagggtaacaagtccacgtctgaaaaaataaccaatgttctgaatgtcctTGAAAGTATtgttctacttaaaaaaacatagtttacagaaggtctacttacctataggctacctgaatttctgaaagtactatatttctaaatatgatattgctacacttgtctgctggaattggttgaacaaaaattaaaacccataaaaatccatgtgaaaaaaattacttctcactgttctcagctcaaatatttatgcaattaaaatgtgattaatttcgattaaataattacaaagcctctaattaattagattaatatttctaatcgagtcccggccctagtttaaatacacatattctGACACATGCTGTTGGAGATGCGAACATGTTTACTCTgggatctccttaaactgtctctgctctgtgttCACTGAAGCTGACAATAAATATccgagccaagagcagcgagtgtagtcaactactgctaacacatcccgtcagaccaggattatttatttatatccgttaatcaacttttctcctcttgttaccctggtaaccgctgtcatccatccattcttactgtgaaaatctacgtacttccggctacgcttcatattttcatttcatgggaaaaaccacaaaaataatgaacagaGTAAAACGTTTTTGGTATGGTTTtaacggtaaaagggacgatgataaggtaCACGGACCTGCCTCCCACCTGTCTTGAAAACTCCTCTTTTCAAATTCCACCTttcgtttagccattttttggggagagggATAACTGAAAGTTACACAagcggtatgtaatacagactgggAGCGGGCCCGCGAATGCGCAACGACACacagagagtgcattgtggtattatggtgatgcgtgcgatattcCGGcaggccagctctaatagtaaatagatatGATCATGTGGGccaaaaataattcattcacgggccggatatGAGTTTGACGCATGTGTCCTACACAGTTCCCAACAGATGGGAAAAGAAATTAATAGGATTTCAGCAATTGCTCTCTATGATGTTGGATCCACTCTTTTCAGGTGAGCTGAGGACATAGCCATAGATGTCCCCCAGAGACGGAATAACTCAGTCCCAGAAGTATTTTTATACAAGACCAGAAAATGTGCTGGTGGTTGGTATTCATCTGCCTGCACTGTGGCTGCACTTTACATAatagtttgtgttgtgtgtggggAGGAGTAAAAGAAAGCATTAGGTTCTTGTCAATCATATTCCCCCGTCTTCTAGAGGCCAGCTACTCGTCTTCTTCGAGTGCTGCATTTCAGTCCGAGACAAGTACACTACAATGTACAGAGGAACAGCTTTTCCGCAAGCCAGAAGAGTAAATAACACGCATACGCACATCAGACACAAACTTACATACACAAAACGTGCAGCCAAAACCCTGTGAAACacgcagcttttttttctctcttttttctcttaGGTGGATATTTTTAATTGCTTctgtgttgtttatttattgaattataTTATGTATCttcatgatttattttctaCCTTTTATGGAGCCTGAcaacaaaatgatttaaaaagttgATTCTAGTATAACCAGAATGGCCTACCTGTCAGCAGGAACAGGACGGTGTAGTCCCTGCTGTTGGCGGCCTGGACCCTCTGGACCGTCAGATGGCTATAGTCGTGCTCAGAAGATAACAGAGTCAGACGTCTTCCAACTGGTCGCACACTCTCGTCTGCCAGGAAGTTTTCTTTGACGAAGCGCAGGGCGTTGTCAGATGCGTTGTGCAGTCCACACTAACACAGAGGAAGTTGGACAGTAACAGTCATTTGAACACAATTACAGTCCGGTCCATGAATATTTGGACATCGACACCATTCTCAATAACAAGTCCAAAGAGCTGCCAGTGGAGGCAGCCCTCGTCAGGCTGAATAATCCGAACCAACCCATCAGAGATTTAATAAAAGCATAATCAACTCTGGtacattctttaaaaataaacgcACTGCTGAGCTCAGCAACACCAAAAGACCCGGAAGACAACGGAAAACAAGTGTGGTGGATGACAGAGGAATCATTTCCCTGGTGAAGAAAGACCCTCTATAACAGCTGGCCAGATGAGGACTCTCTCCACTCTTTAAAGTGCAGCGACCTTGAGGCCTCCTCCATTATCCGCATCCATTTGGGCTCACTTcagttttctgcatttttcacACTTCTCATGTTTATAATACTTTAACGGTTTCCCTCAGGATGAAGTCCCATCTCATCATAAAGTTCCATTCTCATATCAACTTGATTTACCTCTCCTGGATTTGCGATCTTTTCTTGAACACGTGTGCTCCACTGCAACGTGTCCCGGTTCAGGACTTTGTAGTTACCAGAGAAAACTGATTTGATGTCGGTAAGGCGAAATGAACACACTGCCGAACGTCCAGAATTGACAGACCTagttaaaggagaaaaaagaccAAATGAAAGAGAGCAAATGATGCACAGAGCAGACTCATACATAGAGAATAGAATAGAAAGGCTCCTGCTCCATGTATACTAATCCAAAATGTGTATATTGTCCTCAAACGGATGTTCTCTATTAGATGtataaatgaaaatgtgtatttcccATGTTGGACTCTTCCAGATGATAGAAAGGAAATAGTAACAACCAAGGAATGCATCTCTGAATGCATGTGAAGTGCCGTCCACCTCTTCAAGGACCCATTTTGTGTGTATCAAACAGTTATAAATGGTTCAAAGGTACCAGCTAATAGAGGCCACCAAAGCTTCAGGGAGTGTACTTAGTTGCCCTTTTGTAAACTGACCACTGGGAGGTGAAGAGGCCATAGAAGAGCGTGTCATCTGCAggggctccctctgctggtgggAGGGTGTCTATGTCCTGGATCACGTTGTAAGGCAGCTCACTGTCAACTTGGCACAACAGCTGAGCCTTGGCAAAGGTGGTCCAGCGTCGCTGCAGGGTCCGCTGACCTCCAACATCACTCTGAcagaagcagaggagaaggcaTCAAGTAAAAAACACAGTACTAGAACTTGTCGTGGTTGGGTTTCTCAACCCTTCTTCAGACACAACACCCGTCACCTATTCAGAGCGCCGTGATATCTCTCACAGCCTGGTTTTGTTACATTTCACGAGTAAAGAAAATCACAGTATATAAGCTTTAGAATATTGAATGTACACATTAAATGCATCAGCTAGTGCCGTCAAAtgattacaatatttaattaatcGCATGTATGTCATAgataactcaaaatgaatcacaattaattgcaaatgtttatctattctaaatgtcccttcatttcttttcattttccataattttttcttcattttaatgttctTATCAACatagaaaagtggattggcttgctttatgcaaatgttttattttactgaaaaacaacattgccaaataGTGCGctataaaatgataaagtgcacatttcaggtaaataTGGACTCAacctgtagtgcagttaaacctaGTTAAACCACTTAaacttaatattttctttttttccagttttctgtgaacaaagcagtcaggccagGCAGTCAGTCAATGAACCgttacagtgaggttaccaataaaaggtaaactACTACTGGTTTGCTTTCAGCAgatactcaaacagacaagcctgttgacattttcaggcacccccccccaaaaaaaaaaagaaaagaaaacgttaatctcgcaataaaaaaattgacgttgTTAATAGCGCGTTTAACTGAAAGCACTATTATGAGCGTaaacatgaataatgaaaacataACAGAACGTATGGACTACCTCGGAGCACAGTTACAGGAACATTGTTCTTGCATCTAAAGACACATGTGGTTGTTCTTGGTGGTGCTTTCATGACGTCTTTTACCCGTACCATGCAGATCTGAGCGACGCGAGAAACAATAAATTTGTCGATGAAGTCATACTCTCGGCCCACTTCACTGAAGAACAAGTAGATTTTCTCCTCATCGGGAATGAAGCTGGAACTGATGAAGGTTGGCTCTACAGAAAATAGATGGCAAAGTTTCCCCAAGGTTTAAGTTTTGTGgaaatatgtcaaataaaatcaaatgtaaCAGTGAATCCTAAAGTTGATTTCTGGCACACATTGAGTCAATGCATAAACCTCCATGGTGACCAAAGTGACCACATCAGTGAAAGTATTCAAATCCTTTTAACAGATCAGTATCTGCTCGACTCCAATCAGATCTCCTTAAAGTGTTGGGTGCTGAATTGGCAAACTGGGTTTATAGAACCAGCTCCTAggttcttttgttgttttcgttCTTCTACCTCGGACTATCAGCATGTTGTATTTGACTGGACACACTCACCCTCCAGCCATCCCAACGTATCATCCAACTTGAGGTCCAGACGGCGGCCTTCGCCGAGGTGACGGGAGATGACGGGCCGGTTCCCCCTGTAGTCTGCCACCGTACCCGTATAAAGTTCTCCATCTAACAAACAGGACGCCACTTAGGACAGTACTCAAGAGATGCTCAAAGACAGTCAGAACGCACGCCAGAAACATTGAACATAAAACATGGGGGTAGTCCATGATGAGCCCTGACAACGCACTGTAACCTCTGAGGACCAGGAGTAAAAGGCCTTCTGAAGCATCTCTCAACACTTTTACCGTTTCTTTTCcttaattgttattattttaacgTGCTCACGCCAATGCCCAGGAAAATATCATTTCCAAATGATGTGCTGTTATACACACTCCTGGAAGCATAGCACCTCCACTATGAGCTATTTTACTTTTCCTGTtgatattcaaaataaaaatcaaataagACATATTAATCATCTGTttgtctttctgctctccctacccacacaagcacacacaatcCCCAGATTGCTCTTTGTTGTTTAGAGATAGTGATTGTATAGTGTTcgttgttcattttaaatagttGTGACtactttgtgcgtgtgttttgtgttcacACTTGCCAATAATAAAAAATCCTCCCAACAAATCCCAAAATCTGGATGTGTGAAAGGAGTCTATTTCCTATTTAgtggcttatatatatatatatatatatagtatatctCAGAAGTTGCATCACTGCGTTACCTACCCACGATGATAGCAGTGTTGCGCTGGTAGGGGTCATAGGGGCATCGACCCCGTCCTTCATCCGCCTTCAGGCTCATTGTTAATGTCTCGGAGTtctggagagaaggagaaaaaga
This genomic interval from Pungitius pungitius chromosome 17, fPunPun2.1, whole genome shotgun sequence contains the following:
- the sema4ab gene encoding semaphorin-4B isoform X2; this translates as MEHPYLLPLTVVLLGFLSQSFTKLTPRVSFPTGIPGRPLTRFSGHDVSNTTTLLLSENGDMLYVGSRNAVLALDVSHKDTIVLRSKLDWSPSEKDIEQCSMKGKKMADCPNFIRVLQFLNTTHIYACGTFAFSPRCTYINSETLTMSLKADEGRGRCPYDPYQRNTAIIVDGELYTGTVADYRGNRPVISRHLGEGRRLDLKLDDTLGWLEEPTFISSSFIPDEEKIYLFFSEVGREYDFIDKFIVSRVAQICMSDVGGQRTLQRRWTTFAKAQLLCQVDSELPYNVIQDIDTLPPAEGAPADDTLFYGLFTSQWSVNSGRSAVCSFRLTDIKSVFSGNYKVLNRDTLQWSTRVQEKIANPGECGLHNASDNALRFVKENFLADESVRPVGRRLTLLSSEHDYSHLTVQRVQAANSRDYTVLFLLTESGYLHKAVLLQSGAHIIEEVQVFEQPQLVKSLKLSIPTGMIYIGTSEGVVRVPTANCSFYWTCPQCVLARDPFCGWDPVSRACVEASKTRTGLCQDIDRGNVKEACNTVSMTHRDRFGPNKLPAGSDAAFQTHQLKVIHIFL